One window of Psychrobacillus sp. FSL H8-0483 genomic DNA carries:
- a CDS encoding nucleoside deaminase, with amino-acid sequence MDYMKMAVDATIEGMDKKHGGPFGATIVRDGEVIAAVSNTMMKDTDPSAHAEMVAIRVACEKLETMDLSDCVIYATCEPCPMCMGAIIWSGVKEVHYCSTRDDAAENGFSDMHLRDYLAGRDDSVVNMIKVEDREDCDYLWEHFHKLNEEN; translated from the coding sequence ATGGATTATATGAAAATGGCAGTAGACGCAACAATTGAAGGTATGGATAAAAAACATGGCGGTCCTTTTGGAGCAACAATCGTTCGCGACGGGGAAGTTATTGCAGCGGTTTCTAATACAATGATGAAAGATACAGATCCTTCTGCACATGCAGAAATGGTAGCAATCCGTGTAGCTTGTGAGAAATTAGAAACAATGGATTTATCAGATTGCGTTATTTATGCAACATGTGAGCCATGTCCAATGTGTATGGGAGCAATTATTTGGTCAGGTGTGAAGGAAGTTCACTATTGCAGCACTAGAGATGATGCAGCTGAAAACGGCTTTTCAGACATGCATCTACGCGATTATCTAGCAGGTAGAGATGATAGTGTAGTTAATATGATTAAAGTGGAAGACAGAGAAGACTGCGATTATTTATGGGAGCATTTTCATAAATTAAACGAAGAGAATTAA
- a CDS encoding xanthine permease, translating to MAETLKYWKKGDWAAYFGLLANNLTNLLTMVSLLLFVVGFPPEIIYGRIVPGFGLGIFLASCSYFIFGRMLMKETGRTDVTALPSGPSAPSIFTVTFLVILPVFKTTNDADFAFSIALVWCLFEAFILIVGAFLGDTLRRIIPRTVLLSCLSGLGLLLLAMNPMLQSFETPVVAFVVLIIIFLNWFGKSPIFARIPTGFLLLAAGTILAWSFGLQSPEAITAALQTLGFNPPEVHVSSLISGIPHALPYLASAVPLGLANYIFDLENIESAHAAGDPYKTRRVMLANGISSSIGAFAGNPYPVTVYIGHAGWKSMGAGLGYTLATGTSMLIISLFGIGALLLAVIPVVAIVPILVYVGVVTANQVVRETPKIEVPVIFICLFPWIANWALSLANNVLSAAGTTGQAVGAQVLAAKGVYYNGLVHLGSGAPISSLMWGCLAIFSIKNQPIRAAIAAVIASILSLFGIIHASTVGFAQPASMQFVYAYLMVATLFIIKYLMDRNKPQENAAV from the coding sequence TTGGCTGAAACATTGAAGTACTGGAAGAAAGGTGACTGGGCTGCTTATTTTGGGTTGCTCGCTAACAATTTAACGAACCTATTAACAATGGTCTCATTATTACTATTTGTAGTTGGTTTTCCACCAGAAATTATTTATGGAAGGATTGTTCCAGGTTTTGGTCTTGGTATCTTTTTAGCAAGCTGTAGTTATTTTATTTTTGGACGTATGCTTATGAAAGAGACAGGAAGAACGGATGTAACGGCATTGCCGTCAGGTCCTAGTGCTCCTTCTATATTTACCGTTACTTTTCTTGTAATACTTCCTGTATTTAAGACAACGAACGATGCGGATTTTGCTTTTTCTATAGCGCTAGTTTGGTGTTTGTTTGAAGCATTCATTTTAATCGTAGGTGCATTTCTTGGGGACACTCTAAGAAGGATTATTCCAAGAACAGTTCTATTATCATGTTTATCTGGTCTTGGATTATTATTACTAGCGATGAACCCAATGCTTCAATCATTTGAAACTCCTGTTGTAGCTTTTGTCGTCCTTATTATTATTTTTCTTAATTGGTTTGGTAAATCACCCATATTCGCAAGAATTCCGACAGGATTTTTATTGTTAGCAGCTGGAACTATTTTAGCTTGGTCCTTCGGATTACAGAGCCCTGAGGCAATTACTGCTGCATTACAAACACTAGGATTTAATCCTCCTGAAGTGCATGTTAGCAGTCTGATTTCGGGAATTCCACATGCACTACCTTACTTAGCATCAGCTGTACCATTAGGACTTGCAAATTATATTTTTGACTTAGAGAATATTGAAAGTGCACATGCTGCAGGAGATCCATATAAAACTCGCCGTGTCATGTTAGCGAATGGTATTTCTTCCAGCATTGGTGCTTTTGCAGGTAACCCATATCCAGTAACTGTTTATATTGGGCATGCTGGTTGGAAATCAATGGGTGCAGGTCTAGGATACACGCTAGCAACTGGTACATCCATGTTAATCATTTCACTCTTTGGAATTGGTGCCTTATTATTAGCAGTAATCCCTGTTGTCGCTATCGTACCAATTCTGGTATATGTAGGGGTTGTAACTGCCAATCAAGTAGTTCGAGAGACTCCAAAAATAGAAGTCCCTGTTATATTTATTTGTTTATTCCCATGGATTGCAAACTGGGCATTATCGCTTGCTAATAATGTTTTAAGTGCTGCAGGGACAACGGGTCAAGCTGTTGGTGCGCAAGTTCTTGCGGCTAAAGGAGTATATTACAATGGGTTAGTTCACTTAGGTAGTGGTGCCCCAATAAGTAGTTTAATGTGGGGATGTTTAGCTATCTTTTCTATCAAAAATCAACCGATTCGTGCCGCTATTGCAGCTGTAATTGCGTCTATCCTTTCCTTGTTTGGAATTATTCATGCAAGTACGGTAGGATTTGCACAACCAGCATCCATGCAATTTGTTTATGCGTATCTGATGGTAGCGACATTATTTATAATAAAGTATTTGATGGATCGCAATAAGCCACAAGAGAATGCTGCAGTGTAG
- the arcC gene encoding carbamate kinase: MGEVTIVAIGGNALVKENGRDSIQDQFEAVQETVGHIADMVEAGFKVVVTHGNGPQVGFGLRRSEIANEVAGMPAIPLVNCVADTQGGIGYQIQQAMTNEFAKRGLNKKVATIITQVEVSSEDPNFKNPTKPVGSFFTFEQSEKMKEEHPDWIFIEDSGRGYRRVVPSPKPINIVEKDAIKQLIDSDFVVIAVGGGGIPVVKLDNNTYEGIDAVIDKDFATSLLAEQIEAETLIITTGVSRVCINFGKPNQQALEKISIEETKQFMEENHFPAGSMLPKIEASLSFLEKKGKRVIITNPESLKEAINENAGTHIIK, encoded by the coding sequence GTGGGTGAAGTAACAATTGTTGCCATAGGAGGCAATGCATTAGTAAAAGAAAATGGTCGAGATTCAATTCAAGATCAATTTGAAGCGGTACAAGAAACAGTTGGCCATATTGCTGATATGGTGGAAGCTGGATTTAAAGTAGTAGTGACACATGGTAATGGACCTCAAGTAGGATTCGGATTAAGAAGATCTGAAATTGCAAATGAAGTAGCGGGTATGCCAGCAATACCACTTGTTAACTGTGTAGCAGATACACAAGGTGGTATAGGGTACCAAATTCAACAAGCAATGACAAACGAATTTGCCAAAAGAGGACTTAACAAAAAAGTTGCCACCATTATTACGCAAGTTGAAGTAAGCTCAGAAGATCCAAATTTCAAAAATCCAACCAAACCAGTAGGATCATTCTTTACATTTGAACAATCCGAAAAAATGAAGGAAGAACACCCTGACTGGATTTTCATCGAAGATTCGGGTCGTGGATATAGAAGAGTTGTACCATCACCAAAGCCAATAAATATCGTAGAAAAAGATGCTATCAAACAATTAATTGATTCTGATTTTGTCGTTATTGCTGTAGGTGGCGGAGGAATACCGGTTGTTAAATTAGACAACAACACGTACGAAGGAATCGATGCTGTAATTGATAAAGATTTTGCTACAAGTCTTTTAGCGGAGCAAATTGAAGCGGAGACATTAATTATTACAACTGGTGTTTCAAGGGTATGTATTAATTTTGGTAAACCGAACCAACAAGCATTAGAGAAAATTTCAATCGAAGAAACAAAACAGTTTATGGAAGAAAACCATTTCCCTGCTGGAAGTATGCTGCCAAAAATTGAAGCTAGCTTAAGTTTCCTAGAGAAAAAAGGGAAAAGAGTTATCATTACAAATCCAGAAAGCTTAAAAGAAGCTATTAACGAAAACGCAGGCACTCATATTATTAAATGA
- a CDS encoding ankyrin repeat domain-containing protein, producing the protein MDNHSLDMELLKASELGDLVTIEKLLRDGASVDFKDELGRTALMVATQKNQQAAAKLLIEAGSDVNTRDITQLTPFICSAANGFSEILRLMINGGADLPSVNRFGGTALLPSSEKGYLKTVQICLDAGVPVNHVNNLGWSALLESVILGNGGRLYSDIIQTLVEAGADVHLVDRDGKSSLQHAIELNQHEVVSILEKEWKENNVYIEKAKALAKMDKFEDAISEMDKALEADNQNTDFLYYKGYFLQELKQYQEALEQYNKALSINPDDLDFYFYTANCLRLWKKPEEALAEYDKACDQEPNETFYRYHKSNFLRELGRHVEAVIEMDKLLTLQPNRYDFSFHKANSLRSLGKHEEAIEAIENAIKNDPTNPLYHAHKEQSIELLSK; encoded by the coding sequence GTGGATAACCATTCCTTGGATATGGAACTATTGAAAGCGAGTGAATTAGGAGATCTTGTTACGATCGAAAAGCTATTACGCGATGGTGCAAGTGTTGACTTCAAAGATGAACTTGGACGTACTGCTCTAATGGTAGCTACTCAAAAAAATCAACAAGCAGCTGCCAAGCTCTTAATTGAAGCTGGAAGTGACGTGAATACGAGAGATATTACACAACTAACTCCATTTATTTGCTCCGCAGCAAATGGATTTTCTGAAATTTTGCGTCTGATGATTAACGGTGGTGCTGATTTACCTAGTGTGAATCGATTTGGAGGAACGGCTTTATTACCTTCGAGCGAAAAAGGGTATTTAAAAACCGTACAAATCTGTCTAGATGCAGGAGTTCCAGTGAACCATGTGAACAATCTAGGTTGGTCCGCGCTTCTGGAATCCGTTATTTTGGGGAACGGTGGCCGCTTATATTCGGATATTATTCAAACACTTGTTGAGGCAGGTGCAGATGTACATTTAGTGGATAGAGATGGCAAGTCCTCTCTTCAACATGCGATAGAGCTCAATCAACACGAAGTAGTTTCTATTCTGGAAAAGGAATGGAAAGAAAATAATGTATACATCGAAAAAGCAAAGGCACTTGCTAAAATGGATAAATTCGAGGATGCAATCTCGGAAATGGATAAAGCGTTAGAAGCAGACAATCAAAATACGGATTTCCTTTATTACAAAGGTTATTTCCTACAAGAGTTAAAACAGTATCAAGAAGCACTTGAACAATACAACAAAGCATTATCGATAAATCCGGATGATTTAGACTTTTATTTCTACACAGCTAATTGTTTGAGATTGTGGAAAAAACCGGAGGAAGCACTGGCAGAATACGATAAGGCGTGTGACCAGGAGCCGAATGAAACATTCTATCGTTACCATAAATCAAATTTCTTAAGAGAGCTTGGGCGTCATGTAGAAGCAGTTATCGAAATGGATAAACTTTTAACACTTCAACCAAATAGATATGATTTCTCCTTCCATAAAGCAAACAGTTTAAGATCACTAGGTAAGCACGAAGAAGCTATTGAAGCTATTGAAAATGCTATTAAAAATGATCCAACAAATCCTTTATATCATGCGCACAAAGAACAATCGATTGAATTACTAAGTAAGTAA
- a CDS encoding twin-arginine translocase TatA/TatE family subunit — protein MPNIGMPGLILVLIIALVIFGPSKLPQLGRAVGQTLKEFKTSTRDIINDEDKEEVKSEAKEIELEKK, from the coding sequence ATGCCAAATATAGGGATGCCGGGTTTAATACTCGTATTAATAATTGCTTTAGTTATTTTTGGTCCTTCAAAGCTTCCTCAATTAGGTAGAGCAGTTGGACAAACCTTGAAAGAATTTAAAACCTCTACACGAGATATTATAAATGATGAAGACAAAGAGGAAGTTAAATCAGAAGCTAAAGAAATAGAACTTGAAAAGAAATAA
- a CDS encoding GNAT family N-acetyltransferase, whose translation MQNGLESLLIGYEVSVATSKEANQILDLLKDVAKWLKEKGIDQWGFLAGGGEDDEIRQGINNKETFIVKRNGEIVATFTLYQTQSQWDQHIWGNLKDDAVYLHRLALTHSKIGSGLGKDVLQWLETYLKNEGKNTLRLDCLGNNFKLNKFYLINGFEKVGTSDGHTIFQKRF comes from the coding sequence ATGCAAAATGGCTTAGAGTCTTTGTTAATCGGTTATGAAGTGTCTGTAGCAACTAGTAAAGAAGCAAACCAAATACTAGATCTTTTAAAAGATGTTGCAAAATGGTTAAAAGAAAAGGGAATCGATCAATGGGGATTCCTAGCAGGCGGAGGGGAAGATGATGAAATTAGACAAGGAATAAATAATAAAGAGACTTTTATTGTTAAAAGAAATGGAGAGATTGTGGCTACCTTTACACTGTATCAGACACAAAGTCAGTGGGACCAACATATCTGGGGAAATTTAAAGGATGATGCTGTATACCTTCATAGATTGGCCCTAACCCATTCTAAAATAGGTTCCGGCTTAGGAAAAGATGTTTTACAATGGCTGGAAACTTATCTTAAAAATGAAGGGAAAAATACGTTAAGATTAGATTGCTTAGGGAATAACTTTAAACTAAATAAATTTTATCTTATTAATGGTTTTGAAAAAGTAGGTACTAGTGATGGACATACTATCTTTCAGAAGCGATTTTAA
- a CDS encoding Xaa-Pro peptidase family protein, with translation MEKLVEIRKTFDELGIEGVLVTDGINRRYLTDFTGSAGTVLISKTEAYLLVDFRYTSQANAQTKGFTVKEIDRAIIYEEIGNLAKSLGINKLGFEKQHVSYHYYSQLSEYINVDLIPLSGVVEKLRMIKSESEIAILKKAAEISDAAFSHILTVIRPGITEIEIANELEFHMRKLGATSSSFDMIVASGIRSSLPHGVASEKVVEKGDMITLDFGAYYNGYCSDMTRTIAVGEPNPKLKEIYTIVHGALENALSGIKAGMTGKEADALTRDFISEKGYGENYGHGMGHGIGLYIHEDIFMSPKCEQLIEEGMVLTVEPGIYIPNLGGVRIEDDILIKKDGIEIITKSNKELIVL, from the coding sequence ATGGAAAAGCTAGTGGAAATAAGAAAAACGTTTGATGAATTAGGAATTGAGGGTGTCTTGGTAACAGATGGTATCAATAGAAGATACTTAACAGACTTTACTGGAAGTGCTGGAACTGTGCTTATTTCAAAGACGGAAGCGTATTTATTAGTAGACTTTCGTTATACTAGTCAAGCAAATGCGCAGACAAAGGGTTTTACAGTAAAAGAAATAGATAGAGCCATTATTTATGAGGAAATAGGTAATCTTGCAAAAAGTTTAGGGATTAATAAGCTAGGATTCGAAAAACAACATGTATCCTATCATTACTATTCTCAGTTAAGTGAATATATAAATGTAGATTTAATCCCACTTTCTGGAGTGGTTGAAAAGTTGCGTATGATTAAAAGTGAATCTGAAATAGCCATTCTAAAAAAGGCAGCTGAAATTTCAGACGCTGCATTTTCGCATATTTTAACGGTTATTCGCCCTGGAATTACAGAGATTGAAATTGCAAATGAACTAGAATTTCATATGAGAAAATTAGGTGCTACTTCTTCTTCCTTCGATATGATTGTTGCGTCGGGCATTCGCTCTTCATTACCACATGGTGTAGCAAGCGAGAAGGTAGTGGAAAAAGGAGATATGATCACCCTTGATTTTGGTGCTTATTATAACGGTTATTGCTCCGATATGACGAGAACGATTGCTGTTGGAGAACCAAATCCCAAGCTTAAAGAAATATACACAATCGTTCATGGAGCGCTTGAAAATGCATTGAGTGGTATAAAGGCTGGAATGACAGGGAAAGAAGCAGATGCATTAACGCGTGATTTTATTTCTGAAAAAGGATATGGAGAGAATTATGGACATGGCATGGGTCATGGGATTGGTTTGTATATCCATGAAGATATTTTTATGAGTCCCAAATGTGAGCAGCTTATAGAAGAAGGAATGGTTTTAACGGTAGAACCGGGTATTTATATTCCTAATCTTGGTGGGGTTCGAATTGAGGATGATATTCTCATAAAGAAAGACGGAATAGAAATTATTACAAAATCCAATAAAGAATTAATTGTTCTATAA
- a CDS encoding alpha/beta hydrolase, whose translation MMRETVIYKKDERFTLEADYYGTSQLSAPVVVYIHGGGLLWGTKEELSEEMIQLYTKNGYGVFSIDYRLAPETKLPAILEDVQDALQWIESEGSKQFSIDPKKIAVIGSSAGAFLALSTGTFKNKPRAIVSFYGYGDISAEWATSPNSYYCQKDIVSKEVANSIITDDVITNASVEERFLLYLYARQTGEWIQEITGTNPSIQKDSLIKYSPIHNVTNDYPPTLLLHGTNDVDVPYLQSVFMRAALIKEGIQTKLITIPNGEHVFEKDFHHPVVQNALQEVLDFLQVHLAD comes from the coding sequence ATGATGAGAGAAACAGTCATTTATAAAAAAGATGAACGTTTTACATTAGAAGCTGATTATTATGGTACTAGCCAGCTTAGTGCCCCAGTTGTTGTTTACATTCATGGAGGCGGCCTACTTTGGGGAACAAAAGAAGAACTAAGTGAAGAAATGATTCAATTATATACAAAAAATGGATATGGAGTGTTTTCTATTGATTATAGACTAGCTCCTGAAACAAAACTACCAGCTATTTTGGAGGATGTTCAAGATGCCCTTCAATGGATAGAATCGGAAGGATCTAAGCAGTTTTCTATTGATCCAAAAAAGATTGCCGTAATAGGAAGTTCCGCAGGGGCTTTTCTTGCTCTAAGTACAGGAACTTTCAAAAATAAACCACGTGCTATCGTCTCTTTTTATGGTTATGGAGATATTAGTGCGGAATGGGCAACTAGCCCAAATAGTTACTATTGCCAAAAAGACATAGTCTCAAAAGAAGTGGCAAATAGTATCATTACCGACGATGTTATAACAAATGCATCTGTAGAAGAACGATTTCTTCTATATTTATATGCTAGACAGACTGGTGAGTGGATTCAAGAAATTACAGGAACTAACCCATCCATTCAAAAGGATTCACTTATTAAATATAGTCCCATCCATAACGTTACGAATGACTATCCACCAACATTACTATTACATGGAACAAATGACGTAGACGTACCTTATTTACAATCTGTTTTCATGAGAGCTGCTTTAATAAAAGAAGGCATTCAAACGAAGTTAATTACGATTCCAAATGGGGAACATGTATTTGAAAAGGATTTCCATCATCCAGTCGTACAAAATGCGCTTCAAGAGGTTTTAGATTTCCTGCAAGTTCACTTAGCTGATTAA
- a CDS encoding cytosine permease translates to MQQEKLEQAYDKYQSYGYAEDLLPKKPNQRDWGMSNYVTLWMGAVHNIMSYMTVAGFFLLGLNTKQVLLAVMLSAVIVSTFYVLNGYSASKYGLPFAMLLRDSFGVKGSIIPALCRGLIAGIVFFGTTTVVGAESLNVIFARFFPNFMTLGGDFNLLGLTLPTMISYAILWIVTVLLFLGGTSFLGKFGNWSSPVVYVFIIGAAVWAINIAGGFGPIMNYVPQNPNASIFVFIACVSALVSNWAGPVVNMSDFTHRAKTPKDMIIGLPLGFILSYVLFAITCVALIAGTEIAFGEPIFNIVHALDKMDSTFAVVILILALNVGAIAFVVYANLLPSGLQMSALFPKVFTVKSAGILTAIVGTLILPWKLVESANTLFFFYSFIGSIFGPIAGIMLSSFFIHRKRVLNLDNIYVPEGSNGEYKNGYNPVAMIVLGVSFILPMSGAFLKGVPLLVKMNDFAFFSGLIVSFILYTIFSKTLKQSK, encoded by the coding sequence ATGCAACAAGAAAAACTAGAACAAGCCTATGACAAATATCAATCCTATGGTTATGCAGAAGATTTATTACCTAAGAAACCAAATCAAAGAGATTGGGGGATGTCCAATTATGTAACTCTTTGGATGGGTGCTGTACATAATATAATGTCTTACATGACAGTGGCCGGATTCTTCCTGTTAGGACTTAATACCAAGCAGGTCCTATTAGCTGTTATGTTATCAGCAGTGATCGTTTCAACGTTTTATGTATTAAATGGTTACTCAGCATCTAAATACGGATTACCGTTTGCAATGTTGTTGAGGGATTCCTTTGGAGTGAAGGGATCTATTATTCCTGCATTATGTCGCGGTCTAATTGCGGGTATAGTATTTTTTGGAACAACAACCGTTGTAGGTGCAGAATCATTGAATGTTATTTTCGCAAGATTTTTCCCTAACTTTATGACTCTAGGTGGAGACTTTAACCTTCTAGGTTTAACTTTACCTACGATGATTTCCTATGCAATTCTGTGGATTGTTACAGTTCTTCTATTTTTAGGTGGTACGAGTTTCCTTGGTAAATTTGGTAACTGGTCTTCACCTGTAGTTTATGTATTTATAATTGGTGCAGCAGTTTGGGCAATCAATATAGCAGGTGGATTTGGTCCTATTATGAATTACGTACCACAAAATCCAAATGCAAGCATATTCGTTTTCATCGCGTGTGTTAGTGCATTAGTATCAAACTGGGCAGGACCTGTTGTTAATATGTCCGATTTCACTCATCGTGCTAAAACACCAAAAGATATGATTATTGGATTACCACTAGGTTTCATCTTATCGTATGTTCTATTTGCGATTACTTGTGTGGCTTTAATTGCAGGTACTGAAATTGCTTTCGGTGAGCCAATTTTTAATATCGTTCATGCACTTGATAAAATGGATAGCACATTTGCAGTTGTCATATTAATTTTAGCTCTTAATGTAGGAGCAATTGCTTTCGTTGTATATGCTAATTTACTTCCATCAGGTTTACAAATGTCCGCACTTTTCCCAAAAGTATTTACTGTTAAATCAGCAGGTATCTTAACTGCGATCGTTGGAACTTTAATTTTACCTTGGAAGCTTGTAGAAAGTGCTAATACGCTATTTTTCTTCTATAGCTTTATCGGATCAATCTTTGGTCCAATTGCCGGAATTATGCTTTCAAGTTTCTTCATACATCGTAAGAGAGTGTTAAATCTGGATAACATTTATGTACCAGAAGGAAGTAATGGAGAATATAAAAATGGATATAATCCAGTAGCAATGATTGTTTTAGGGGTTAGTTTTATTCTTCCAATGTCAGGTGCTTTTCTTAAAGGTGTACCATTGTTAGTAAAAATGAATGATTTTGCGTTCTTCAGTGGTTTAATCGTTTCCTTTATCTTGTATACAATTTTCAGTAAAACATTGAAACAAAGTAAATAA
- a CDS encoding M20 family metallo-hydrolase: protein MDSKKRYELLFNNINQYNSGDKGITRIAYTNEEQTCTHAFMRMCMAEHLDIRMDQCGNVIARRKGKMDELPPVVMGSHLDTVYQGGKYDGVVGVTAALEVIRRLNEKGIETDHPIEIISFACEESARFGVSTVGSKAMAGQFDPSRYRNLEDKDGITMEKAFALCALDINSVDQASRVNEQFKAFFELHIEQGPVLINNDKKIGIVTGIAAPVRLHVKIMGKASHSGTTPMNMRKDALLGASEISLALEKAAKREEEFGTVATIGVLNVHNGAMNVVPGNVEIKIDIRSTSLQSRQRVHNHLNETITLIKQNRQLDIESIEISSEEPVLLSEEINEVLINICAQKNISNQIMQSGAGHDAMNMAKLCPVGLIFIPSIDGLSHHPNEYTPLEDVMLGIDILEEAILQYSIHN, encoded by the coding sequence ATGGATAGTAAGAAAAGGTACGAGTTACTATTTAACAACATTAACCAATATAACTCCGGTGATAAAGGGATTACAAGAATTGCATACACAAACGAAGAGCAGACTTGTACGCATGCATTTATGCGTATGTGTATGGCAGAGCATTTAGATATTAGAATGGATCAATGTGGAAACGTTATTGCAAGAAGAAAAGGAAAAATGGATGAACTTCCACCTGTTGTTATGGGATCTCATCTTGATACCGTATATCAAGGTGGAAAATACGACGGGGTAGTTGGTGTCACTGCAGCGTTGGAAGTCATTAGACGTTTAAATGAAAAAGGTATTGAAACGGATCATCCCATTGAAATTATTTCATTTGCGTGTGAAGAATCTGCTCGTTTTGGTGTATCAACAGTAGGCAGTAAAGCAATGGCTGGCCAATTTGATCCGAGTAGATACAGAAACTTAGAAGACAAAGATGGAATTACGATGGAAAAAGCATTTGCACTATGTGCATTAGATATTAATAGCGTAGACCAAGCAAGTAGAGTGAACGAACAGTTTAAAGCATTTTTTGAATTGCATATTGAACAAGGTCCTGTATTGATCAATAACGATAAGAAAATTGGTATTGTTACAGGAATTGCAGCTCCCGTAAGGCTTCACGTAAAGATAATGGGGAAAGCATCTCATTCTGGCACAACACCTATGAATATGAGAAAAGACGCCCTTCTTGGTGCATCAGAAATTTCGTTAGCCCTTGAAAAAGCGGCAAAACGGGAAGAAGAATTTGGAACGGTTGCTACTATTGGAGTTTTAAATGTTCATAATGGTGCTATGAACGTTGTACCTGGAAACGTTGAAATTAAAATTGACATCCGATCAACTTCTCTACAATCACGACAACGAGTGCATAACCACTTAAACGAAACTATTACCTTAATCAAGCAAAACAGACAGTTGGATATAGAGAGTATAGAAATTAGTTCAGAAGAGCCAGTTCTTCTATCAGAAGAAATAAATGAAGTGCTAATAAATATTTGTGCACAAAAAAATATCTCTAATCAAATTATGCAAAGTGGGGCAGGGCATGACGCAATGAATATGGCCAAGTTATGTCCAGTAGGTTTAATCTTTATCCCATCGATAGATGGACTTAGTCATCACCCAAATGAGTACACTCCGCTAGAGGATGTAATGTTGGGGATAGATATACTAGAAGAAGCAATTTTACAATATTCCATCCATAATTAG